DNA sequence from the Halorussus limi genome:
CGACATCTTGACGATGCCGCGGTTGTTGTTCACGAGGCCGCCGACGTACGCCCGTTTGTCGAAGTGCTGGGCCTTCATCGCGCGGCCGGTCGCGTTCTGCCCGGCGCTGGCCAACTGCCGCGCCTGTCGCTTGAAGTTCGTGTACAACTCCGTCGAGTTGTTGTTGAACTCGTCGGCGAACTGTTCGAACTGCTGGCGCTCGCTCTCGTTGTTCAGCGTGCGCTGGTAGGTGAACGTCCACTCGGCGGTTCCGTTCTCGTGAACCGTGATGTGGAACTCGACGGTGTCGAAGTTCTCGGCGACGCCGAGTGTCTTCGGGGTGGCCGAGAGCCTCGCCGGAGATTCGTCCGCCGTCGCTGCGGTGTTATCCGGCGTACGAGGTGTCTCAGAGAAGGTTCGCGGGGTTTCGTCGGAGGTCTCCGTGGAGGGCGTCGTCGGGGGTGCCGTCGCGTCACGCGCGGGGAGGACGCCCAGAACCGGCGCTACGGGCACCGTCCCGACGAGTAGCACGACTACGAGGCCGACAGCCAGCAGCCGTCTCATGTACCTTAATCCTCCATTGCCCGGTATAAAAGACCTTTTGACGTAGGCTTGTCACCGGACTGTGGTTCCACGACTCACGACTCGCGTTGGCGATTGCCACGCGGTCACGTCGTCCAGCGGATTCTCGTCCAACACCACGAGGTCGGCGCGAGCGCCCTCCGCGACCGTTCCCACGTCGTCGAGACCGAGCAGGTCGGCGGCGTTGACCGTCGCGGCCTCCAAGGCCTGTCGCTCCGAGAGACCGTGTTCGACCATCAACTCCAACTCCTCGGGGGCGTCCGCGAGGTAGTTGAACGGCGTTCCGGCGTCGGTCCCCATCGCTATCGGCACCCCGGCGTCGAGCGCGTACTCGAAGGCGTCGGCCCACGCCTCCTTGGCCTCCTCGGCCTTCTCGACCGCAAACTCCGGAATCCCGGCCTCGGTTCCCGCCTCGACGATGCCGTAGAGCGCCTTCGCGGTCGGCACCCAGTAGGTCCCACGGTCGGCCATCAGTTCGGCCGCCTCCCGGTCCATGAACGTCCCGTGTTCGACGCTGGAGATGCCGGCCCGGACCGCGTTCTTGATGCCTTCGGTCCCGTGGGCGTGGGCCGCGGTCGGCACCTGCTTGGCCCCGGCGGTCTCCACGACGGTTTCGAGTTCCGCCTCGTCGAGTTCCGGCATGCCTGTGAGCGCGCCCTCGGTCAGGACGCCGCCGGTCGCCATGCACTTGACCACGTCCGCGCCGCGCTTGAGTTGCTCGCGGACCGCCTTCTTGACCTCGGGCACGCCGTCGGCCTCGCGGCCGAACCAGTGGCCGTGCCCGCCGGTCATCACGACGTTCTCGCCGCACGCGACGACGCGCGGTCCGTCGAGGACGCCCGCCTCGACCGCGTCGCGGGCGTCGAGCGCGAGCGACCCCGACGCGCCGAGGTCGCGAACGGTCGTGACGCCCGCGTCGAGCGCGTCCCGGAGATTGGCCGCCGCCCGGTAGGCTAACGTCGATTCGCTGTCGCCGCTGATTTCGCCCGGGTCCGCTCGCCCGTCCATCATCAGGTGGACGTGGGCGTCCACGAGTCCCGGCGCGACGAATCGCCCGGTCGCGTCTATCTCCTCGTCGGGGTCGTCGGGCGCGTCGCCGACCGATACGATTCGTCCGCCTTCGACCGCCACGTCCGCCTCTCTGGTCCCGTCGGCGTCCACGACGGTCCCTCCTCGAAGTGCGAGCATACCGCACACTTCGCGCTCCGCCTCCTAAATACCGGGGTAGCGGTAATTTCATTCGACGCGCCCGCTCGGTCCCACCGCCTCACGGCGACCGGCTTCGAAACAGTCGGGTCGCCGTCACGCGCTCGCAAGTCCGTCCTCCGGGAGTCTGGGCCGCAGTTCCGTCACCCGACGGGAGTCCTATCAGCGAGCGGGAAAAGTACCTATTGCACTCCGGTGCCAGTTTCGTATCATGGTCGATTACGAGGAGTGGACCGCCGAACTCGACTCGCACGAGGTGACTGTAGACGGACACGACCTCGAAATGGCGTACTACGACGCGGGCGGCGACGGCGATTCGACGGCGTCGGACAACCCGGTGGTGCTCCTGCACGGCATCCCCACTTCGTCGTTCCTCTGGCGGGACGTTGCGACCGCGCTGGCCGACGACCGCCGCGTCGTCGTCCCCGACATGGTGGGGTACGGCCAGTCCTCGATGCGCGACGAGTTCGACCGGTCGATACGCGCTCAGGAGGCGGCGGTCGCCGACCTCCTCGACGGTCTGGGCGCGGACACCGTCTCGTTCGTCGGCCACGACTTGGGCGGCGGCGTCGCACTCCGGTATGCGGTCCACCGGCCCGACGCCGTGGACCGACTCGCGCTGTCGAACGCGGTCGCCTACGACTCGTGGCCCGTCGAACCCATCGTGGACATCGGCCTCCCGTCCACCGCGAAAGAGAACACCGTCGAGGAAGTTCAGCAGACGCTCGACGACATGTTCCGGGAGAGTCTGACGGCCGAAGACCCCGAGGAGGAGTTCGTCGAGGGGATGAAGGCACCCTGGAACTCCGAGGAGGGACTGGTCTCGCTCGTCCGGAGTGCGGCCGCGACGAACACCAACCACACCACCGAAATCGACCCGAACGAGGTCACGGCCGAGGCGCTCCTGCTGTGGGGCGCAGACGACCAGTTCCAGCCTATCGAGACCGCGGAACGCCTCGCCGACGATATCGAATCGGCCGAAGTCGTCGGACTCGACGACGCGAACCACTGGGTCGTACAGGACCGACCCGACCGCTATCTGGAGGAACTTAGGTCGTTCCTCGTCGAGGACACTGCCTGACCGGCGAAAGAACCAACTCGGTCGCCGACCCATCCGCACCCATGGCAGACGACCCGCTCGACGGCAGGACGGCACTGGTTACGGGCGCGAGTTCGGGTATCGGCGAGGCGACGGCCCACGCGCTGGCACGCGACGGCGCTCGGGTCGCGCTGGCGGCCCGCCGCCCGAAGGCGCTGGACGACGTCGCCCAGACGATAGAGTCCGAGTGGGACGCCGAGACGCTCGTCGTCCAGACCAACGTCCGCGACGAGGACTCGGTCGAGGGGATGGTCGAGACGACCGTCGACGCGTTCGGCGGTCTCGACGTACTGGTCAACAACGCCGGACTGGCCCGCGGCGAGTCGGTCGAGGACATGGGGACCGAGGAATACGAGACGATGATGGAGACCAACGTGGACGGGGTGTTCTACGCGACGCGGGCCGCGATTCCGCACCTCAAGGAGACCGAGGGCAATCTCGTCTTCGTCGGGAGTTTCGCCGGACAGTACCCCCGGCCGTTCAACCCCGTCTACGCCGCGTCGAAGTGGTGGGTCCGCGGGTTCGCCCACAGCGTCGAGGCCAACGTCGGAGAGGAGGGCGTGGCCGTCACCGTGGTCAATCCCTCGGAGGTCCGGACCGAGTTCGGGTCGGCCTACGGCGAGTCGTTCGCCGAGCGGTTCGGCGAGGGCGAAGTGACCGAACCCGAGGAGGTCGCGGAGGCCATCGCGTTCGCGGCCGAACAGGAGAACTCGACCGTCAGCGAACTCGACATCTACCGGCGCGACAAGTTCAGCGGATTCTGACCGAGAGCGGCGGACTTCGGTCTACAGCGAGATGGACTCGCCGAACGAGAGGCGGTAGTCAGTCGTCGGCGGGTCCCGTGGGGCTAGACCACGCGTTCCCACGTTCGCCGTCGGCGTCCGGCGACGCGTCCGACTGCTCGCCGCGCGCGAGCGAACGCCGCACCGAAACCGCCGCCCGCCGGACGACGTGCCGGTTCAGGACCGCGAACCCGGCGAAGATGGCGGCGAAGCCGACGAACGTGGTGGGACCGACCAACTCGCCCAGCACCGCCCAACTCGCCAGCGTCGCCACGACGGGTTCGAGATAGCCGACGAGGTTGAGTCGAGTCGGGCCGATTTCGTCCAGCAGGTGGAAGTAGAGCAGGTAGGCCACGACGCCCGAGAGGAGCGTCAGGTAGGCAAACGACGCCAGCGAGGTCGGGGTTAGCCGAACCGCCGCCAGCGACTCGCCGCGGAGCGCCCCCGCGGCGAACAGCAGGCCCGAACCGCCGAGCATCGCCCACCCCTCCATCGTCGCCACCGGCAGGTCGGTCCGGAGAGGCCGGGTCAGGACCGCGCCGAGCGCGAAGCACGCGATGCCGACGAGGACGAGTCCGACGCCGAAGACGCTCGTCGAGAGCGCGTTCGCGGGGTTGAGGCCCGCGACGATTGCCACGCCGGTGATGCCGAGCGCGAACCCGACTCCCTTCGGAATGGTCAGGCGCTCGTCCAGCAGGACCGCCGCGAATCCGGCGGTCAGGACCGGCGAGAGACTGACCACGACCGCCGCGATTGCGCCCGAGATGCGCTGTTCGCCGAGGTAGAGCAGACCGTGGTAGCCCGCGATGACGAACACGCCGACGACGGCGACAGCGAGGTACTCGCCGCGCTCGCGGGGTCGCCAGCGGTCGGTCGCCACCGCGGCGTAGCCCAAGATGACCGCACCGGCCACCGCGTACCGGAGTCCGGCGAACACCAGCGGCGGGAAGTAGTGAAGCCCGATTTCGATGGCGACGAACGAACCGCCCCAGAACGTAGCGAGTAATACGAACATCACGGAAGGTAGTGAGATACTGCTTCCAATATCGTCCGAAATCATGATTCTGTTTCAACCGTCATAGGTCGCGGGCCTTAAACGCTTCTACAACAGATTGTCCTGAAATCGAATTAGAGTCGAAAACAGTTCCTAGTCCCGAATTCTTCATCAATATTCACTCGTTGCTCGACTCAAGCCGGCTCTATGGGAACGTCGTCGTCGGACCGCTCGCGCCGACAGACCCGAGGTTAAGTAGTCGGCGACGTAACGTGGAGGAAAATGGACGAGCGCGACGTAACCATCCTGAAGGCCATCGCCGACCTCGGGACCGGCAGCCCCGAAAAACTGGGCGAAGAGACCGACATTCCGGTCTCGACCATCCACTACCGACTGAACAACCTGCGCGAGGAGGGCGTCATCGAGAACGACCTCTACGACATCGACCTCGAAAAGGCGGGTCTGGGCGTCACCGTCGTCGTGGAGGTGTTCGCCGATTACAGCGACTCCTACGAGGAGTTCGGCGAGAAACTGCTCGCCGTCGAGGGCGTCACGCAGGCGTACTTCGCCATGGGCGAGACCGACTTCATCCTCGTCGCGCGCCTCCCCGACAGCGACGCGGTCGAGCGCCTCATCAGCGACTTCGAGGCCATCGACGGCGTCGAGCGCACGAACTCGACGTTCGTCATCTCGTCGCTCCGCGACACGGACAATCCACTAGAGAGTTACAGTTTAGAGACGCTGGTCGAAGAACTGGCCGACGAGTAGGAACGGCGCGTCGGTCAGGGCGCGAGCCGATTCTTCCGGTTCTTCATGTGCTCCTCGTAGTGTTCGAAGGTGATGGGACACCACTCCTTCGCCAAGTCGAGAACCTGCTCGGTCATCTCCCTGATTTCCCACTGAGCGTCGGCCGCGGCGCGCATGTCGGCGACGTGCATGAGCATGCGGGCGTTCATCGACATCACCATGTTGACCTCGGTTCCGATAGGCAGGACGAACCGGGCGTCCTCCGGCGGCATCCCGAGGTCGAGCAGTTCCTGATAGTCCTCGACCGAACGCTTGACAGACTGCCGGAAGACGGCCTCGCGCTTCTCGACCGTCTCGTCGTCTACCGCCCCGCCCTTCTGGTTCCGACCGACCCAGTCGGGGTCGTTGGCGGACGGCGGCGTAACCACCATCTCGCCCTCGGCGACGTTCTCGGGGTCGACCTCGTCGAACGCGACGTACCGCATCGACTGCACGTCGAAACTGACGTGCCTGTGGCGAGTTATCTGCGCCATGCACGACCGACTGATTCCTTTCACGGCGAAGGTGGCCTGCGGATGCTCGAAGGGACCGAAGTGACCCTGCTTCAGCAGGTGGCCGATGAGCGTCTCCTTCTTCTCCTCGATACCTTCGCCCTCGATGGACTCCATCGTCTCCTCGAACGACTGGTCCCCGAGCCAATCGCTCATGTAATCGTTGCGCGCCGCCGAACAGATGACCTCCTCCGGGTCGTCGGTGGCTTCCAGCAGTTGGACCTCCATGGGTGTGACGAGTAGCGCCGGACTACATAAACCTGAGTACATCGTCCGTCCTCCGAACTGACAGCGACACTCACAAACCCCCGCCGCTCCTACTCCCCGGCATGATTACGAATCTCGCGCGCGGCGTGCAGGCGTTCACGAGCAACGCCTTCCTCGTGGAGGGCGACCGGACCGTACTCGTCGATACCGGGTCGAACTTCGACGCGGTGGCGCGAATCCGCGAGCGAGACGCGGACCTCGACGCCGTAGTCCTCACGCACACCCACCACGACCACGTCGGAAACCTCGAAACCGTCACCGATGCCTTCGGCGTCGAAACGTGGGGGTTCGACACCGACCACTCCGCCGTGGACAACGCCATCGCCGACGAGGAGACGGTCCGACTCGGCGACCACGATTACACGGCGCTCCACACGCCGGGGCACAAGAACGACCACCTCTGTTTCCACTCGCCGGCCGCCAGCGTCCTGTTCGCGGGCGACCTCATCTTCCAGAACGGGAGCTTCGGCCGCACCGACTTGGAGGAGGGCGACCGGGACCTACTCGTCGAGAGCATCGACCGGGTGCGAGACCGCATCGACGAGACGCTCTCGGCGATGCACGTCGGCCACGGTCCGAGCGTGACGACCAACCCGTATCAGGACGTGGAACTGGCCGCGAGCGCGGCCCGCATGGGGTGAGACGCTGCCGGGCGCGAACCGGCAGCTAAATTTATTTTTCGCCGGTTCGTTCCTCGCAGCGTGACCGGAAGAACGCGACTGACGACGACCGAAACGGTCCGCGACGAGCGGTCGTGGCTATTCACGGTCCGCGACCAGTACGACGAACTGGACGAGGTGATTCTGGTTCCCTGCGAGGAGCGAGAGGTCGGCGAAGCGACCGCCGACTCCGCGGACCGGCAGGCCGCCGACTCTGCCGACTCCGGCGTCGAAGCGTGGGTCAACCGATGCACGCACGAGGCCCAGCGACTCGACCGGGGGTTCGGCGCGGCGATGCGTGACGGCCAGATAATCTGCCCGAAGCACGGGTCGATGTTCGACGCCTGCTCGGGGTACTGCGACAACGGCGACGCCGCGGACACGACGCTCCCCGCGGTCGAAATCGCGGTCGAGGACGGCGCGGTCTACCTGACCGACGACGGCTACGAGTTCGTCCACGAGGGGAGCATCGAAGACGGCGGCGCGGAAGGAGGTGAAAATGGAGCGGGAGACGCGGACGAATCGCAGGACGACGATGACGACATGCCGAGTTCGACCTCCCACATCGGATTCTAATCAGGAGTCGGCGACGGCGAGCAGTTCGCCGAACGCCTCGTCGTAGGCCCGCGCGACGGCGGCGGGGTCGCGCCGGTCGTCGCCCGCGAGCGCCGGAAGTCCGGCGGTCGCCTTCGGGTCGGCGAGTTCGGTGGCATCGCCGGTGTGGACTTCCAATCGGCCCTCGCGGGCGCTCCCGCCGGCGACTTCGCAGGCCTTCAGGAAGCGGTCGCCGTCGTAGGCGGCCATTCGGCCGGGTTCGACCACGGCCACCGCGTCGAACGAGAGGCCCCGAATCGGGAGCGCCACGTCGCCGTACGACTCCACGACGGCGGACCCGCCCGTCTCGCGCTGGAGTTCGCGGACGCGCTCGGCGAACCCCTCCAGCATCGGGAGGTGGAGCCGTCGGGTGACGTCGTCCAACTGGTCGACCGACTCGACTTCGGGTGCCTCGGCGACGGGGAGGTTCCGGCGGGCCGACTCGGGCACGTCGGCCCGGGCGTTCGCGACGAACGACTGGCCGACCCGGTCCAGCACGAACTCCCGGTGCGCCTGCCCGACGAGTCCGGCGTCGGGGCCGGGCGAGGGTCGCCAGAGGCGGTGAATCGGGTTCAGGTCCTCGGGGTCGAACTCGGTGCCGCACGCGGCCGAACTCGCCTCGGCGAGTCGCTTGGCGTCCTTGCCGTAGAGGCGACCCGCGTCGACCGCCCGGCGGTAGTCGTCGTGGTCGAACCAGTAGTCGTTGCCCGCGCGGGGCTTGAACCCGACCCCGCCGAGGCGAGAGAGCAGGCCGGTCGTGAACGTCGTCTTCCCGGCGTCAACGCGCTCGCCGCCCGCGACGAGAATCCTCATCTGTCGTCGGACTTCAGGCCGTAGTAGCCCGGTTCGTCGTCGTCCTCGGGTTCCGCGATGACGAGGTCGTCGGCGTTGTTCATCACCCACGGGATGGCCCAGTCGAGCAAGATGTCCTCGGTCTCGGCGTCGATTTCCGCGTCGGGGTCGAGTCCCTGAAGGAGGCGCGCGATTTCGTAGACTGTGTACATCTGGTCGGCGTCGAGCAGTTCCTCGGCGGTGTAGAAGTCGCAGGGGTGGAGTTGTTCGAACTCCGACTTCGGTCGTGGCATGGCCGAGCGTACGGCCGAGCGCGGGGTAAATGGTTCGTCTCGTCGTCGGACGTCGGACGCCGCGGCCGCGCTTCCGGCGCGTCACGACCGACGGAGGCGTCACGACCGACGGAGACCTAATTTTTATACTTCGCGCCGACGCAGATTGACTGGCTATGCGAGATGTGAACGTGGAACGCCGACGGGAAGCGGCGCGGGCGCTCGTCGAGGCGTTCTCGACGTTCGGTGACGACGCCCTCCGGGACGTATGGCTGTTCGACCAGCGGGGACACGAGCGACTCTACCTCCGCGACGACGTGGCGGAGAAGATAGCCGACCTCGACGTGACCCGGTTCGTGGACAACGAGCGCTACGGGTACGTCACCCGCGACACCTACAGCGACCTCTACTACGCCGATTTCGCGTACACTGTCCGGGGGTTCGACGGCTTCGAGCAGTTCCGGACCTTCCTGAGCGACGGCGACCGGAAGGTCGGCGTCTTCGCGAGTTTCGACCGGCGGGAGGGCGGCTACGACTTCGGCGCACTCTCCGACTCGCTCGCCGAGGTGGTCGCCGACTACCCCGTCGACGCCTTCGGACCCGAGTGACCGCCGCCCCGGTCGAAGCCTCCATTTCGACTGACGGAAAGGCACGAACGGACGACAGACGGTGAAAAGTCGAGGAGAGCGAGCAGACGAGGCGAGAAAAGCGAACGAGGTCTCGTTCAGTTCTCGGGGTCCGGAAGCGCGTCGAGTTGCTTCTTGCGTCGGTCGTCGGTGAGGGTGGCGTACCCCTGCGTCTTCACGTAGTTCTCCTGTCCGAACTCGCTGATTATCATGCGGAGGTACGCCGCCTCCTTCTTCGAGGTGCCCTCGTAGGTGTAGCAGTGGAGGTCACGCGACAGCGGGTAGTTCTCGTCGGCGAGGTTCTTGCCGGGTTCGTACACCTTGCCGTCGAACGAGAGTTTGATGGAGGGAACGTCGGAACCGACGAACGCCAGCGCCATGTACGCGATGGCGTTGTCGGACTTGCTGACCAGCGTCTTGACTTGCTGGTTCTGGCCCTTGCGCACGTCCACGCCCGACATCGAGGCGTTTGGACCGCCGAGGAGATTCACCCGGAACGCGGTGTCGGTCCCCGACCCCTCCGAGCGGCCGACAGCCTGAATCTCCTTTTCCTCGCCCTCGTAGGACGGAATCTCCGACCACTTCGTGATCTTACCGGTGTATATCTTCCGGACCTGCTCGGCGGTCAGCTTCGTCACACCAGCCTCGTATATCTCGTTGCTGACGACGATGGGTTGGGCGTCCACGCCCACGACGTGGTCCTTGAACTTCTTCAGTTCCGACTCGCTGGCGTCGGGGAGTTCGGCCGAGACCGGGGCACTGGAGTCGCCGATGTCGATGAGACCGTTCTTGAGTTTCTCCAGTCCGGTCCCGGAGTGGCTCAGGCCGACCGACACGTCGAACGGCGGCGCGGCGTTCCCGGTCGCCTCGAACCCGTAGAGGCCCGCCCAGTAGTCGGCGAGGCGCTTCTCGGTGTCGATGCCGTAGTTGCTCGGCCCCCAGTACTCCTCGTCGCTGGCGGGCGGATTCGACGACCAGACCGACCCCGCGGTGCTCGTAATCGGGTAGACGGTCGAGGAGCCGCCGGCCTTCAGTTTGTCCGGCCCGGACGACTGACCGCTCTGTTTCGACCCGGAGTCGGAACTGTCGTTCTTCCCGCCCTCGGTCGTTCCGGAGCCGCCCGAGCCGCCGACGCAGCCTGCGAGCGCCGCCGCTCCGGATGCTCCTGCCACGGTCATGAACTTACGACGAGTCGATTGGTCTGCCATCGAGTGAACGAACCAGCGACTCCGTCATAAACCTACCGAATAAAATATATATTTTCTCGATATCTATATATTACTCTCTATTGGCAGCGTTTCACAATGGAACGGAGTTGTTTGGATATCATTCACAGGCGTAACTGCCGAGTAACAGAGCCGTTCGCTGGAGAACGGACGCCGGTGAGACGCGTCGCTGGTCGGACGAAGCGACCGAAAGAAAGCGCTCGTTCGGGAACTTACTCGTGGTTGCCGACGGTCTTCTGGTACTGCTCCGCGACGTGGTCCCAGTCGACGACCTCGAAGAAGTTCTCCACGAAGTCGCCGCGGTCCGGACCGTAGTCGTAGTAGTAGGAGTGTTCCCAGACGTCGAGCGCGAGGATGGGGTGTGCGCCCCAGAGCGCGCCCTGGTCGTGCTTGTCGACGGCGAGGTTACGGAGCTGCTTGGCGACCGGGTCGTAGACCAGCAGCGCCCAGCCACCGGCGGCGCTCGCTGCGGCCTCGAACTCGCCCTTCCAGCCCTCGTAGGAGCCGAAGTCCTCCTCGATGCGGTCGAGGAGTTCGCCCTCGGGTTCGCCGCCGCCGTTCGGGTCCATGTTCTCCCAGAACAGCGTGTGCAGGTAGTGACCCGAGCCGTTGTGGGTCACGTCGCCGAGCGCGCCCGCGGTGCCGCCGAAGTCCCCGCTCTCGCGGTTCTCGGCCAGCGTCTCCTCGGCGCTGTCGAGCCCGTTGACGTAGCCCTGATGGTGGGTGTCGTGGTGCCACGTGAGCACCTGTTCGCTGATGTGCGGCTCGAGCGCGTCGTAGTCGTACGGAAGCGGTGGTAGTTCGGGGTTGGATCGCTCGGACATAATTGAACCTCGCTCCTATATAGTCGCTTTTCACTCTTAAAGTTTGAGAAGTCGATTGGTAGCACACCTCTAGGGCGGTGTCGAACCCAGTCCTCGGACGCTCTCGACGCCGTTTCTCCACCCCGGACTGAACGCAATTACAGTAAAGATGTTGATATGCGGAGCGCTCTCCGGCCGTTCGACCCGGTCCGACTTCCCCGTCGCTGCTCGGTTTCCCCGTTCGGTCCGATTCCGGTTCGGCCCGACGACTCCGACTCAGTGCGACCCGGTCTGCTTCGGAATCGCGTCGGCCTGCTGGGCCTGCTGGTAGCGCTGTTCCACGTCGTCCCAGTTCACCACGTCCCAGAAGTTGTCCACGTACTCCCCGCGGTTGTTCTCGTACTGGAGGTAGTACGCGTGTTCCCACACGTCACAGACCAGCAGGGGCGTCGCGCCCTGCGGATGCTGGTTCTGGTGGTTCTCGGCCGCCGCGACGATGGGCTTGTCGGCGATGTGGTCGTAGACCAGCATGCCCCATCCGGAGCCTTCGACGCCCTTCGCGGCCTGCGAGAAGTCCTGCTTGAACTGGTCGTACCCCCCGAAGTGTTCGTCGAACGCGTCGGACAACTCGCCGCCGGGTTCGCCGCCGCCGTCGGGGTGCATGTTCTGCCAGAAGACGGTGTGGTTGACGTGACCCGAGAGGTTGAACGCGAGGCTTCGCTTGACCGAACGCACGTCGCCGAAGTCACCGCTCCCGCGCATCTCCTCCAGTTTGTCGAGGGCGGCGTTCGCGCCGTCCACGTAGCCCTGATGGTGCTTGTCGTGGTGAAGTTCCATGATGCGCTGGTCGATGGCCGGTTCGAGCGCGTCGTAGTCGTACGGAAGTTCCGGTAGTTCGTAAGTAGCCATTAGTCTCTCCCCCGTCTCTCTCCGGCAACGGCCACGGGGTTAAGTGTTAAGCCAGTGGTCGAATCGGCGATATGCGGGTTCGCGGACAACCGCCAGAGCGCCGCCATACTCGGCCGGGGTCGGGCAGTCTCGCAGCGGTCGGACCGATTCCGAAACGGGACAACGGTTATTTATCTGACTGCAAATGGTCCGATATGAAGAGTGCCCTCCGAAGTCGTCGCACCGCAGTCCGCGCGGGCTTGGCGACGCTCGTGGTCTGTCTCCTCGGCCTCGCGTTCGTCGCCGTCGCGGGCGGGCAGGCGTGGCGCCGAGTCGAGTCCGTCCTCTTGGCAGTCGCGTCCGTCCTCGTCGTTCTCCTCCTGCTCAAAGCCGCGGTCGTCTTCGTCTCGGTCGGACTCCGTCTCGTCCTGTCCTCCGGGGAGTGAGGGCGCCGGCAGGCCGAACTCCTCGGGGACCGAGACCGCGGTCAATCCGGCCGCCGCCACAACCGGCTTTGGCGTCGGACGCCACGGTAGAACCGTGACGCTCGAAGGCTCCGAGGCACCCGACTTCACCCTCGAAAGCACCTCAGGCGGCGACGTATCGCTCGAAGAGACGCTGGAGTCCGGTCCTACTATCGTCCTCGTCAACCGCGGTCACTGGTGTAGCTTCTGCGCCGAGCAGTTGGCGACGTTCAGCAGGGTCTACGAGGACCTCCACTTCAACGAAGGAGTGGACGTTCTCCCGGTCGTGACGAGCGAAGCGCCGAAGCTAGTCGAGATGCGCGACCGGTTCGACTACGACTTCCAACTGCTCGCGGACCCCGACGGGGAAGTCGCGGAACAGTACAGCGGAACCGAGCAGACCAGCCACGGCCTGACCGGTATCGCGGGCACGTACGTCGTGGACACCGACGGGCAGGTCCGATACGAACAGGTCGCCGACGACCTCACCGACCGCACCTACGGCAACTGGGTCCGGTACTTTATCCGCAACGACTTCGAGGACGCGTTCGGCGAGTAGCGGTCTGGTCCTCACTCGTCACCGCGTGCTCGCTCGAACATCGCTATCGCCTCCTCGCGGCGCTCCGCGTGGTCCACGATGGGCGCGGGATAGCCCGGAGCGACGCGTTCGCGCTCCGCGTCGGTCAGTTCGGTCCAGCCGTGAATCTCGTCGGGGGAGGCGTCCCGGAGTTCGGGCACGTACTCCCTGACGAACTCCGCGTCCGGGTCGTAGCGCTCGCCCTGCGTCGTCGGGTTGAACACCCGAAAGTACGGTTGGGCGTCGGTTCC
Encoded proteins:
- a CDS encoding MBL fold metallo-hydrolase, producing the protein MITNLARGVQAFTSNAFLVEGDRTVLVDTGSNFDAVARIRERDADLDAVVLTHTHHDHVGNLETVTDAFGVETWGFDTDHSAVDNAIADEETVRLGDHDYTALHTPGHKNDHLCFHSPAASVLFAGDLIFQNGSFGRTDLEEGDRDLLVESIDRVRDRIDETLSAMHVGHGPSVTTNPYQDVELAASAARMG
- a CDS encoding metal-dependent hydrolase family protein, encoding MLALRGGTVVDADGTREADVAVEGGRIVSVGDAPDDPDEEIDATGRFVAPGLVDAHVHLMMDGRADPGEISGDSESTLAYRAAANLRDALDAGVTTVRDLGASGSLALDARDAVEAGVLDGPRVVACGENVVMTGGHGHWFGREADGVPEVKKAVREQLKRGADVVKCMATGGVLTEGALTGMPELDEAELETVVETAGAKQVPTAAHAHGTEGIKNAVRAGISSVEHGTFMDREAAELMADRGTYWVPTAKALYGIVEAGTEAGIPEFAVEKAEEAKEAWADAFEYALDAGVPIAMGTDAGTPFNYLADAPEELELMVEHGLSERQALEAATVNAADLLGLDDVGTVAEGARADLVVLDENPLDDVTAWQSPTRVVSRGTTVR
- a CDS encoding SDR family oxidoreductase encodes the protein MADDPLDGRTALVTGASSGIGEATAHALARDGARVALAARRPKALDDVAQTIESEWDAETLVVQTNVRDEDSVEGMVETTVDAFGGLDVLVNNAGLARGESVEDMGTEEYETMMETNVDGVFYATRAAIPHLKETEGNLVFVGSFAGQYPRPFNPVYAASKWWVRGFAHSVEANVGEEGVAVTVVNPSEVRTEFGSAYGESFAERFGEGEVTEPEEVAEAIAFAAEQENSTVSELDIYRRDKFSGF
- a CDS encoding DMT family transporter, whose amino-acid sequence is MFVLLATFWGGSFVAIEIGLHYFPPLVFAGLRYAVAGAVILGYAAVATDRWRPRERGEYLAVAVVGVFVIAGYHGLLYLGEQRISGAIAAVVVSLSPVLTAGFAAVLLDERLTIPKGVGFALGITGVAIVAGLNPANALSTSVFGVGLVLVGIACFALGAVLTRPLRTDLPVATMEGWAMLGGSGLLFAAGALRGESLAAVRLTPTSLASFAYLTLLSGVVAYLLYFHLLDEIGPTRLNLVGYLEPVVATLASWAVLGELVGPTTFVGFAAIFAGFAVLNRHVVRRAAVSVRRSLARGEQSDASPDADGERGNAWSSPTGPADD
- a CDS encoding Rieske (2Fe-2S) protein; this encodes MTGRTRLTTTETVRDERSWLFTVRDQYDELDEVILVPCEEREVGEATADSADRQAADSADSGVEAWVNRCTHEAQRLDRGFGAAMRDGQIICPKHGSMFDACSGYCDNGDAADTTLPAVEIAVEDGAVYLTDDGYEFVHEGSIEDGGAEGGENGAGDADESQDDDDDMPSSTSHIGF
- a CDS encoding alpha/beta fold hydrolase, whose amino-acid sequence is MVDYEEWTAELDSHEVTVDGHDLEMAYYDAGGDGDSTASDNPVVLLHGIPTSSFLWRDVATALADDRRVVVPDMVGYGQSSMRDEFDRSIRAQEAAVADLLDGLGADTVSFVGHDLGGGVALRYAVHRPDAVDRLALSNAVAYDSWPVEPIVDIGLPSTAKENTVEEVQQTLDDMFRESLTAEDPEEEFVEGMKAPWNSEEGLVSLVRSAAATNTNHTTEIDPNEVTAEALLLWGADDQFQPIETAERLADDIESAEVVGLDDANHWVVQDRPDRYLEELRSFLVEDTA
- a CDS encoding ATPase codes for the protein MRILVAGGERVDAGKTTFTTGLLSRLGGVGFKPRAGNDYWFDHDDYRRAVDAGRLYGKDAKRLAEASSAACGTEFDPEDLNPIHRLWRPSPGPDAGLVGQAHREFVLDRVGQSFVANARADVPESARRNLPVAEAPEVESVDQLDDVTRRLHLPMLEGFAERVRELQRETGGSAVVESYGDVALPIRGLSFDAVAVVEPGRMAAYDGDRFLKACEVAGGSAREGRLEVHTGDATELADPKATAGLPALAGDDRRDPAAVARAYDEAFGELLAVADS
- a CDS encoding Lrp/AsnC family transcriptional regulator: MDERDVTILKAIADLGTGSPEKLGEETDIPVSTIHYRLNNLREEGVIENDLYDIDLEKAGLGVTVVVEVFADYSDSYEEFGEKLLAVEGVTQAYFAMGETDFILVARLPDSDAVERLISDFEAIDGVERTNSTFVISSLRDTDNPLESYSLETLVEELADE
- the thyX gene encoding FAD-dependent thymidylate synthase encodes the protein MEVQLLEATDDPEEVICSAARNDYMSDWLGDQSFEETMESIEGEGIEEKKETLIGHLLKQGHFGPFEHPQATFAVKGISRSCMAQITRHRHVSFDVQSMRYVAFDEVDPENVAEGEMVVTPPSANDPDWVGRNQKGGAVDDETVEKREAVFRQSVKRSVEDYQELLDLGMPPEDARFVLPIGTEVNMVMSMNARMLMHVADMRAAADAQWEIREMTEQVLDLAKEWCPITFEHYEEHMKNRKNRLAP